The sequence TATGATTATGAGGTGAATAGAAGAAGCCGTCTACACCCATTATTCCATGCTTCCTAATACTATTCCTTTCTATTTCACTAGTCTTGCCCCATTACTCATCTTCCACGTAATTTAGTGTTAGGTAGTTACTATGTGCCACGtactttgtatttttcttggttATCCTGTATTCATTTAAAACTTGCTGTACAAAATCCATGAAAATCAAAGTTGGTATCTAAAGCATGACAGACAGTGCCAAGTTGCAAAAAGTTAGGCTAAGAAGGATAGATTACAAAAGTAGCGTGAATCATTAATTTACTAATCAAGGAGATGCTTTGAACGAGCATACAAGAAACACACCTACTTTGAATGAACATACAAGAAACAAATTTCCCGTCTTCCCTTTTTATGTTGTctgattttagttttagtttgaAAGATTTGCTAAAACACTAAAGATGAGTTTCAAGACATCGATAATACTCACAAAAGAGATGTGTTGGTTTGACTGACTGGTGACTGCATTACCCGTAATAACAACAAATCTGTATTGTTTCTATCATACAAACAACTTCAAatctttctcaaaatttcaatccTACCAATACTGTGTGTGTATGCATGTACTGTACAGCCTACAGACATTATTCTTTTGTGAACAGAgcttaaacaaaaaaaagccGCTATTCTCTTTTGTCAATCGACTTCTTCACCATTATCCACCTGTAATCTTTCACTCCCTTGCTCGGAGAAACATCAAGACGACGCCGTTGAGGCAACCGCAGCAACTCTCCGTCAATCTACTCCACCGGTAGCGATGGTGTTCCTCCAGCTCCGCCCCGATGGGCTGCAGGTAGGCCCACGCCGCGTGCTGCAGCAAAGGATCCTTGATGGGAATCTCGCGCCAGCTGCTGGTGGGAGAGGCCGTCCAAGGGGGAGAGTCGTGGAGCAAGTCCTTGAGACTGGTGTAGCTCTTACTCTGCAAACCAATCATCTCTATATGGTGGTTGGAGTTGGCGCACTTTTTGTGGTTGCTAATGGGGTTTGGTAATGGGAAGGCAGGATGATTACAGCCGAAATTATGGGGTTTAATGAAGTAGTTTCCCATAATACAATCGGAAAGATAAAAAGTATTAAGGGGTGAATGATGAATTCAATTCAGAGACTGTGTTTTCCTATTAGGAGGATTATATTACTACAATTACCAAACaatgtgtgtgcgcgcgcgcgGGGAAGAAGGAGAAGGGAGAGTGCGAGCGAGTAGTACTAGTGATTTAGGTGAGTGGGGGAAGTGGGGTCCATGGAACACGTGTTGAAACAGTGGGCCCCCCCTGCCCCCACCACATCCCTGCTCAAAAACTACTTCCTCGAATTTTGATTTGCAGATGAATTTACGTAGTGGTTAAGCTAACagaaacaataatatttgatcCCTAATCTCCTGTACATGTGACATGATCAACATAAGATATTTGCTCAGAGAATCTTCATACCTTCCTATATTCTTCTATTCTTTTATGCACAATACTTTTCCACACCATCAAATCTCATCTTAACCCAATCCCCACAATTATTCCACTTTCCTTCAGCTTCTTTCTCTGCTCCATTCCACTGCACAAACACTCCAGTACACAGTTGATGGTTTTTCTGACAAATCTCAActcaaaaacaagaaacaaagtGAAAGAAGCCATTGTTGGAGAATGAATTCCTGTATCACCAAAGCTGTGATGCAGGctcctttttaaattcagcgGCAGAAGTGAAACGGATTAACTACTGTTAACAATGTTTAGTTAGTTCTAACTCACCTCTAACTAAGCTAACTAATGAAAAGTGCTATTCTACTTACAAAGGTGGTACAAGTGAAACAGCGACTATGAGTGAGCTTACAAGTGAAGAATACGTTACTTCACTTAAACGAACAATTGCGatataagaaaaagtaatGGCTCTAAGTGCGCGTCTTTTTCACTGAATGTAACGATGACAGTGGCAGAGCTTGCAGATCATGAAGAGCTGTGGAGAGCATGAGTTCCTTCACTCCCCAACTCAGGTTGCACATGGTGCACTTGATGTATGCAATAACGAGCAACTTGTGGAGTATGGCATCACAAGCAACAGATTGGGTGTCTGTTTCCGGGTGTACTTGGAGGAACACAGGATAACCTGAAATTGCATTGGAGGAGCATACCCCGAAAGAGCTCGATCAACATGATGCTGCAACTAATGAAGACGAGATGAGCAGGAGAGAACggaagggaaagggaagaaatGGAGGcaaaaatgaatcaattcaTTCAAGAATCAAAATGTACATAATAGATTTCAGCAAGTGAGAAGAGGTGCCAGCAATTTGCAAACAGTAATGTGCTTGCAACACATGTGGCCGCCTATTACTCAGTTCTTCACAAGTGCAACACCTCAGAATTTAAAGGAGACTCTAGATCATAAAGGCATCATTAGCAGGAATAAAGAATGTATAAAAGATGTTTTCATGCAGCCCAGGGTCAGATCCAGTACTTTGGTATATTtgcaaaaaatgaaaaaaagcaacaaaacacacacaaggaaaagaaaagccaAGTTGAAAATCAGGTGGATAAGGCCAAGATCATTCTTTGGACTAacatatccaaaataaaacacGAAGCAACGTGCAAAATTGAGGCCACAAAATACCCTATGCTAATACGTATGTGAAACAGAAACAAAGCCACGACTCCACAAAATAAAGTACAGGGAGATCTAGCAATGCCCTCCAAAGAAAAACCACTTTATTACTGCATCAAACACAAAATAACACCTCGGATTCTCTCACAAGGACAAACATCAGAACTTTGAAGCAATGACTATAATCTCACCACTGTAAATTTTTCGAAGAAAGCAAGTGTGAATCTCTTTATACTGTTACATACATATACCCTGATAAGAACAAATATACATGTGTAAGAGAAAATGAAGGTCTATGTGTTTGGATGCACATCAATGTATGTGGGAATGTCTCTGTCTATAGAGCAATTGTAGCTCTGCTTAAACCACATGATACATCTCCAACCGGAATCCTTAATGGTGTATATCAATGGTACAAATCCATATTAGCAGAATATTACCTCCAActtctttgaattttaatttgtctCCACGAAAGTACAAATAAAGGAAGTTTTCCAGCATGAGGCCTCAATACCAATGTTAACAGTGTGGTTAGAATATAGAAACCAAGCAACACTCCAAAACACTTATGAGTAAATTGAGTTTTATGtgtttcaaaacacaaatgtAGGGGAATATTCCAACACCAAGCAAGATGTGCCACTAGCGACAAAAGAACTGCAGCATATAGATAGAAAGTTGATACCCCTTCGTCACAAGATAAGAAACTTAAGAAGCTATTATAATAGAATTCTCAGCTTTTCAAATAACGTGAAGCTACAGCCATTGAGAGTtcaaaacaagaagaaagcaGTCAACTTCTTCGCGTAACAGATGGGGGCCTTTTATCCAAGCAAGGCCAAAAATGATGTGGATAAGGTCATGCGAACCACCTATAACTGGTGTGTGCTACTGAACACTGCACGGTAAGCTATAGCTACAACACAGAGGGATAAAGTTTACAAGAAGAGAAAGGGTATGAAGGTATGTTGCAGTAGCTACCTTCAGTTAAaacatttaattctttaagtGTACAACCTTCTATTGATGCTACAAAATGCTCTCCTTACACCTCTCCAAGATTCTTTAACAAGTCACTTTTGCCTCTGAGCAGCCTGACACcagaaaaaacataattagaATAACGGTGAAGAATTCACCTAACAATGATAAGAACTCAACTCTTTTGTTGATCTTTTAATCAACCTAACCCCCCAAAGTAAGATGTATCAGAGGGGGGAAAAAAAGGTAGTTGCATTCTACCTGCAACCATAAGATACTAGCAAAACCTATGGactaaatcaagaaaagtttCCAGTATTCTACTAGAGCATAAAATGACTAGACCAAACTTCTTCAACCCCCACCCTCACTACCTCATCTCcaatgtcaataataattatccaaCCACATCAATGTTGATACATAGATTAGAaaagtattacaaaaataattcaaaatagcCTGCAAATAAAAGACACCAGTAAGAAACAAGGTTCTCTTGTGAAGAAAAAGCAAGGAGTCGgttataaaagaaaagctgCCAACCGCTGTACAATGTATCAGTCCAAAATTAAGGGGTTATAATTCCATACCGAAGacaaagagaaagagaaaactCAGAAAATACGTGTATTTCTATGCAACCTTTTAAGACCTTAAATCGAAccaaaaaagtttaaattaaataacgTGAAAATTGCCCTGagtgaaaagaagaaaagacaCTACAGTTCCCaacctttttcaatttttcaagtaCTGAATCTTCAAATGCCTGATATCCAGCACCAACCAGCTTGCTCAATTTTGGACCATCAGAGTCATTCTTCTCAGCACTAAAAATTACCGGTGACGAAGCGGGTTGAAGAGGTAACACTAGGAGAGGATTTGAAAGATCGCCCAATACATTCCCAGTAGCAGCAACCTGCCAACCAAAAGTTCTCATTGGGAAACCCAAAAGATAGTAAAATGAAATCGAACcaaagatttttaaaaagtctTATTCTTACAGCAGCATCCTTAGATGCCATTACTACAAGAGCTGATCctttcttcttggaactcTTGATGACTACATCTTCTACAGCACCAAACTTCTCAAAAATTGCTCTAAGTCTATGCGCCGAGTAGTCTTCACCAATCTTCTCCCATGAAATCTTGAGAACCTTCTCCTTATCCAATCCATTACCACCTCCACCATCCATACTATCTttccccttttcttttgtatctTGCTTGAAAGGTGTTGCAGCGGCTGGTGTTTTGTTGGCTTGCATTGCACGAATTCTAGCTATCTCCTCCTTTAGTTTCCGAGATattctctcttcctcttctcGAGCTTTCATGTTGGGGTCAACAGCAAAGGCagatctctctctttcttcaaGATCTGACATCATCTTGCGGCGCTTGGAATCTTGTTGTCCTTGGCGATGAAGCTTCTCCCGTTTCACTCTAAGTAGATCATCAAATAACTTTCTAGCCTTTTCATCCCTGAGAACTTCATATGAAGTTTGAAGCTTTAAAAAATCAGCATGTGCATTAGGGTCATCTGGTCTCTTGTCCGGATGCAGCTCCCTGGCTTTTGATCGATAGGCTTTGCTAATCTCTTGCTCTGAAAGCCTGGCGCCTTCCTCACCGGAAGGGAGGCCCAAAACAGCATAATGGTCGACTTCAGCATCCATACCACGCAGTATTACTCAACTGCAACAACACAGTAGCATGTATGATGCAAAAGGGTGGGAAACAGAAAGGTATCAAATTCACAAGGTAGATGGAAGTTGAACAAGTCATCATAATgctgaaaaaacaaaaaggaagcTCATAAATCGAAATATAAAGCAGAGAGAAGACACAGACACAAAGTGAGATAAGGTAACATATTTTGCTAATACCGcttaaaacacaaacacaGAGCCGCGGCAGCAAATAACTAAAGCCCCATCCCCATGTAAATTCGAGATATCAATTGAGAACAGAAATTACGAAAATAATACTTGTGTGTTTTAACATTGACAACAAAAATACctagaaaaagaatgaaattcactgaattaagaaaaaacaattattaaagaaaataaccTGGAGCGGCGGCAGTGGAGACGACAGAGAGGCGGATCTAGCGGTTCTACTGGCAGGCGGGAGCGATGGTTTCGATTGGAGACCTGGGGAAGGTCTTGGGGTTGGTTGAGGCTGGGTGTATGCCGGTGGGGCTATGGAGGACGATGGGCGTTCTTTTTaggtttaaat comes from Sesamum indicum cultivar Zhongzhi No. 13 linkage group LG10, S_indicum_v1.0, whole genome shotgun sequence and encodes:
- the LOC105173016 gene encoding dnaJ homolog subfamily C member 17, giving the protein MDAEVDHYAVLGLPSGEEGARLSEQEISKAYRSKARELHPDKRPDDPNAHADFLKLQTSYEVLRDEKARKLFDDLLRVKREKLHRQGQQDSKRRKMMSDLEERERSAFAVDPNMKAREEEERISRKLKEEIARIRAMQANKTPAAATPFKQDTKEKGKDSMDGGGGNGLDKEKVLKISWEKIGEDYSAHRLRAIFEKFGAVEDVVIKSSKKKGSALVVMASKDAAVAATGNVLGDLSNPLLVLPLQPASSPVIFSAEKNDSDGPKLSKLVGAGYQAFEDSVLEKLKKAAQRQK